The Alicyclobacillus macrosporangiidus CPP55 genome segment GTCGGAGAGTTCTTGCAGGCGCAGGGCATCAACTTGACTCCGGAGGATCGGGTGTCGCCAGGGCGGGATGCGCCGGTGACGGATGGCATGGTCGTGGAGATCGTCCATCCCAAGACGGTGACATTCCTCGACGGGGCGCAGCGGGTCACCGTGGAGACGCTTGCGGCGACGGTCGGAGACTTTCTCCAGGAGCAACATGTCGAGCTGGGACCGGCGGACACAGTCAACTTGAAGCTGGAGACGCCCATCCAGGATGGGACGACCATTCACGTTCAGCGCGTTGAGCAGCGGGTGTCGGTGAAGCAGCAAACAATATCGTTCCAGACCATACGCCAGCGAAGCGACAGTTTGTACGATGGAGAACAACGGGTGCTGACGCGTGGTGTGGAAGGATGGGTGGAAGAGAAGACCGTCGACACGTACGTCGACGGGCACAAAGTGGGGCAGTCGGTACAGCGGCGGGTCGTGCGGCAGCCGGTGAATGAGGTGATCCTTGTCGGAACCAAGCCGCGGCCTTTCACACTGAGCGCGCGCGGCGTGGGTTCGTTGGTAGTCCGACGGAGCCTGACCGTGGTGGCGACCGCCTACGCCGCGGGCGGGCAGACTTCCACGGGAAGAGCGGCGGCACCTGGTGTGGTGGCGGTCGATCCGCGCGTGATCCCGCTCGGCACCCGGCTGTACATTCCAGGCATCGGTGTGGTGACGGCAGCGGATACGGGGGGTTCCGTACGGGGCAACCGAATTGACATCTGTGTCGCCAGCGAGGCCGCGGCGGCGCGGTGGGGGGTTCGAACCATCACGGTGTACGAGATCGAGTGATCGGTGCATGCCGATGCCAAGGGGGGCTTCTGCGGGAGCCCTCTTTTTCTCCGCTTTCTATGAAATATCTCTCATATCCCGTCCCGTCGTTCATAGACTGGGAAACAAGAGGACGACGGGGAGGGGGATGCGCCGTGCGCTTGCCGAACGAGCGGGGACAAGCCCGACGCGTGGAGGAACCGCCGCTCATCATCCGCGCGGGGGGACAACAGTGGGTGGTCCGACGCGATGGGTCTTGGCAGCAGGGCGATGCAGGCGGCGACCCGGCGCCGAACCATGCGCCTGTACGCGGGCCTGCGCGTGAGAGTCGCAGTCGCTTCCGGCGGGGGCTTGGCTGGTTAGCCGAAGCAGTGGACCGTTTGTGGGCGGACGGCGAGGAGGCCGGCGCGTCGAAAGTGGATCGGAGTTTCTTCGATCGCGATCGCGGACCTGGGCGGAACTCGATGCGGACGGCTGAGCGAAGGGGCGTCCGTGGCCGAAGCGCGAGGCGTGAGCAAGGCCGGCGCGGGCTGCGGGATGCGTTTCAAGCCGGCCTCGTGTTTGGCATGGGGCTCGGTTGCTTGAGTATGGTGCTGTTTCACCAACTGAAACCGGACCTGCGGGTGGAGGTGTCCGCGCCCTCGGCGAGCAGTGCCGTCGAGACCGTGGCCGGGCCGGCCGTCCAACTGCCCGCTTTGCGGTTGTATGTGTTGCAAATCGGGTCCTACAGCACGGAGGCGGCGGCAGAAGAACACCGGCAGGTCCTCGCCAAGCAAGGGGTGCACACGGTGGTGCACGGCGGTGGAACCTACCAGCTGTGGGCGGACGTATCGCTGCGCCAGGGGAGCCTGCAGGACGAGTTGAAGACCCTGGAAGGAAAGGGTGTGCACGGGTCCGTCGTGTTCGTGGGCTGGAAGGCGCATCCGCTCGCTGCACCGGCGGGGGCGAGCGAGGCGGCCGTCGCGCGGGTGAATGGCTGGTTGTCCGAAGCTACGGGCGCTCTCAACGCCCTCGTAGGCGCCCTTTCGGATGGCGGCTTGCGCCAGGATGCGCTCACCGCCTGCCAAACGGTCGAGGCACATCTTCCGGCCGCCTCCGATTGGGGTGAGACAGGGTACGGGGAACGGCTGAAGTCTTTCTCCAGCCATCTTCAGGCGGCGTCCACTGCGCTGTCGCGGCAGCAGATGGACAACTCCCGGACGGCCGCTTTGCAGGCTTTGGACGACCTCACCCGGATGGCGGCGGGATCGACATTGTTCACCATTTCTCGATAATGTTTGGGAGGACTCCCGCCCTACGTGTCGAACAGAATACGGGACCATCCGAATGCGGCTGAAGGAGGGGCTTGGCGTGCGCAAGCCTTTTTGGCGCGTGGCCGGGTTTGTCGCAGCAGGCGCGGTGTTGGGGACGTTGGCGGGGCAGCTGCTGGCGCACCAGGTGCCGTTCCTGGCGCGGTCCACCCAGGTGGAGTGGCATCCGGGGGCGGATCTCGGCGTGCTTCGCTACAATCTCGACCTGACTCTGCGCGTCAACGGCTTGACGTTGGCTGGCGTCATCGCCGGGTATTTATTGGCACGCCGTTCTCGTTGAGCAATTGTCGCATTCGGGATACGATAGGATTTGCCAGCTCATCCGCATCTCGCTATGGTGTGTAGAGAAGACGCCGGATAAATTGGGAAGGGCGGAGATGCGGATGAGTCAGGGGCAGGGTCTGTCGTATACTTGGAGAGGCGAGGACGCTCCCCGCGAGCGATTGTTGGCGCGCGGGGCGCAGGCGTTGCGAAACGACGAGCTGTTGGCCGTCATCTTTCAATCGGGGACGCGCCAAGCATCGGTCATGGAACTGGCGCGGCGCGTACTGGACCGGGTCGACGGGGTGTACGGGCTGCTCGACACCGAAGTCGAGGAGTTGATGGCCATCCCCGGGATTGGTCGTGCCAAGGCGCTCCAGATCGCCGCAGCGGTGGAACTGGGTCGGCGGATCGTGCGGGGACCCGCACGTTCACGGCTGCAGATCCGCAGCGCGGAAGATGCCGCCGAGTATGTAATGGATCGGTTGAGGCACCTTAAAAAGGAACATTTCATGGTTCTGCACCTCGATACAAAACACTGCGTGATAGGAGAAGAAGTGGTATCCATCGGCAGTTTGGACGCATCCATCGTCCACCCGCGGGAGATCTTCAAACCGGCGGTCAAGCGCAGCGCCTCGGCAGTCCTGTGCGTGCACAACCACCCGAGCGGGGACCCGACGCCGAGCCCTGAAGACATCGCCGTGACGAAACGGTTGTGCCAAGCGGGGGCGCTGCTCGGCATCGACATGCTGGATCACATCGTGGTGGGGGACGGCCGGTACGTGAGCCTGCGGGCGCTGGGATACTGCGGATCGGCTCCGCACGCCGGGTAAGGGTAACCATCGTTGAGAGGAGTCGTTTTTATGTTTTCCGGTCGGGATATGGGCGTGGATCTGGGCACCGCCAACACGTTGGTCTATGTGAAGGGGAAGGGCATTGTCGTCCGCGAACCGTCGGTGGTGGCCATCCGCACGGACACCGGCGCGATTGAAGCCGTGGGGGACCAAGCGAAGCAGATGATCGGCCGCACACCGGGGAACATCGTCGCCGTGCGCCCGATGAAAGACGGCGTGATCGCCGATTTCCAGACGACGGCGACGATGCTGCGGTACTTCATTCGCCAAGCGATGCGCAACAAATCGGCTTGGTCTGGAAAGCCTCGTGTGATGATTTCGGTGCCCTCGGGGATCACCGCGGTCGAAAAGCGGGCGGTCGAGGACGCGGCCATCGAGGCCGGTGCGAAACACGCCCAGACCATTGAGGAGCCGATGGCGGCTGCCATCGGGGCGGGCCTTCCGGTTGGGGAGCCCACGGGGAGCATGGTGGTCGACATCGGCGGCGGGACGA includes the following:
- the radC gene encoding RadC family protein, whose protein sequence is MSQGQGLSYTWRGEDAPRERLLARGAQALRNDELLAVIFQSGTRQASVMELARRVLDRVDGVYGLLDTEVEELMAIPGIGRAKALQIAAAVELGRRIVRGPARSRLQIRSAEDAAEYVMDRLRHLKKEHFMVLHLDTKHCVIGEEVVSIGSLDASIVHPREIFKPAVKRSASAVLCVHNHPSGDPTPSPEDIAVTKRLCQAGALLGIDMLDHIVVGDGRYVSLRALGYCGSAPHAG
- a CDS encoding SPOR domain-containing protein, with product MRLPNERGQARRVEEPPLIIRAGGQQWVVRRDGSWQQGDAGGDPAPNHAPVRGPARESRSRFRRGLGWLAEAVDRLWADGEEAGASKVDRSFFDRDRGPGRNSMRTAERRGVRGRSARREQGRRGLRDAFQAGLVFGMGLGCLSMVLFHQLKPDLRVEVSAPSASSAVETVAGPAVQLPALRLYVLQIGSYSTEAAAEEHRQVLAKQGVHTVVHGGGTYQLWADVSLRQGSLQDELKTLEGKGVHGSVVFVGWKAHPLAAPAGASEAAVARVNGWLSEATGALNALVGALSDGGLRQDALTACQTVEAHLPAASDWGETGYGERLKSFSSHLQAASTALSRQQMDNSRTAALQALDDLTRMAAGSTLFTISR
- a CDS encoding 3D domain-containing protein, with product MRIPKSKVWYLSAATMALLGTTGVAGARGYKSVTVVDHGQRRVMQGLATGTVGEFLQAQGINLTPEDRVSPGRDAPVTDGMVVEIVHPKTVTFLDGAQRVTVETLAATVGDFLQEQHVELGPADTVNLKLETPIQDGTTIHVQRVEQRVSVKQQTISFQTIRQRSDSLYDGEQRVLTRGVEGWVEEKTVDTYVDGHKVGQSVQRRVVRQPVNEVILVGTKPRPFTLSARGVGSLVVRRSLTVVATAYAAGGQTSTGRAAAPGVVAVDPRVIPLGTRLYIPGIGVVTAADTGGSVRGNRIDICVASEAAAARWGVRTITVYEIE
- a CDS encoding DUF4321 domain-containing protein, translating into MRKPFWRVAGFVAAGAVLGTLAGQLLAHQVPFLARSTQVEWHPGADLGVLRYNLDLTLRVNGLTLAGVIAGYLLARRSR